The Balneola sp. DNA segment CAAGTTGTTCTGTATTCATCATTCCCTTATTTAGTGTTCTTTAAAGTAGGTATTCAGATTCCTAATTGATTCGAAGAATCTTTATTTTTGACGAAATTTTCAAAATGGAGTCTATGTCCTGGTTTAAAAGAAAAGACGATAACATTCAAACCTCTGAAAAAAAGGAAATGCCGGAAGGCGTTTGGGTAAAGGTACCTACTACAGGGGAAACCATTCATCGAAGAGAGCTGGAAGACAATTTATTCGTTGACCCGCTCAGTGGCTATCATTTTAGAGTTGGAAGTAAAGAGTATTTCGACATCATTTTTGATAAAGGAAAGTTTGAAGAAATCGGCAACGATGTACTCCCCACGGACCCGCTCACATTTGCTGATCGTAAGAAGTACACTGATAGACTGGAAGATTCGCAAAAAAAAACCGGTCTAAGCGATGCTGCTCGTGTAGCTGTTGGTAAAATGAATGGAGTTGACCTGGTTGTGGGATGTATGGACTTTGGATTTATCGGAGGCAGCATGGGTTCGGTAGTAGGCGAGCGACTAGGTATCGCTATTGATGAAGCCCGCGAGAAGAAAATTCCTCTCATTATCATTTCCCAAACGGGTGGAGCCCGAATGATGGAAAGTGTATTAAGCTTAATGCAGATGGCAAAGACATCCGCTAAACTTGCTCAACTAGATGAAGAAGGTATTCCATTCATATCTTATTTAACTAACCCAACCACTGGTGGAGTAACTGCAAGTTATGCTATGCTTGGTGATTTCAATGTTGCTGAACCAGGTGCACTTATCGCTTTTGCGGGACCTAGAGTAGTTCGACAGACAATTGGACGAGATCTTCCAGAAGGTTTCCAAACAGCAGAGTATTTACTTGAGCATGGATTCTTAGATTTTATTGTTCCAAGAACACAAATGAAATCGAAGCTGACGAAGCTTTTGAAACTCGTTCTCAATAAGAAGTAATTCTTCACTCTCCAGAAGTTTCAGAACGTTAATAGTTATTGGTTAATGGTTACTGATATCCCAATAACCATTAACCAATAACTAATGCCCAATAACCAAGACAATGAGATTCGCAGACTACGCTAAGATTTATGTTACGGCCGGAAAAGGCGGAGATGGGTCTGCCCATTTTAGAAGAGAGAAGTTTGTTCCAAAAGGAGGTCCGGATGGTGGAGATGGTGGTAGAGGTGGTAACATCGTTCTAAAAGGAAATGCTCAGCTTAATACCATCCTGGATTTGAGATATAAAAAATATATCAAAGCGAAGGCCGGAATACATGGGGCTAAAAGCCGTAAAACCGGCGCTGATGGAGAAGACATTATCCTGGAGGTACCTCTCGGAACGGTAGCGTTTGATGCAGATTCCAGAGAACGATTAGGGGAAATAACTGAGGATGAACAAAAGCTGGTAATAGCTGAAGGTGGAAAAGGAGGCCTAGGCAACTGGCACTTTCGAAGCTCCACTAACCAAACTCCCCAGTTTGCCCAAGAAGGAAAGCCCGGAGAAGAACGGGTTGTTGAATTAGAGTTAAAGCTCATTGCTGATGTAGGGTTGGTGGGTTTTCCAAATGCGGGTAAGAGCACACTGCTTTCTGCACTTTCTGAGGCAAGACCTAAGATTGCAGACTATCCTTTCACCACTCTTGAACCGAACCTGGGAGTAGTCACTTTTTCTGATTATCGAAGTTTTGTAATGGCTGATATCCCAGGGATAATTGAAGAAGCTCACCAGGGAAAAGGACTTGGAATTCAATTCCTGCGTCATATTGAGCGCAATAATGTGCTTCTGTTTATGGTAAGTGCTGAAACAGATATTGAGTATGAGTACGAGGCACTACGAAATGAACTTAGATCTTATCGTCCTGATCTACTTGATAAACCCTCTGTGTTAGCAATAACAAAGATGGATTTAAAACAAGGATTTAAGTTAGAAGAAGAGTTGCAAATTGATGAGGAAATTCACGTTATTCACATTTCGTCGGCTACTGGTCATGGTATTGATGAACTAAGGGAAACTCTTTGGGGACTCATACAATATGCAAAAGAACTCAATTCAGAATCTTAGAACATTACTCGCTCTAAATTTAATAAATGGGCTTGGCCCGAAGCGAGTAAAACAACTCGTTCAAACCGTCAAAGATCCGGGCTCTATCTTTTCTTTGACCAAACAAGAACTTCGTCAGGTCGAAGGGATCGGTGAAGCATCCGCTTTGTCCATTTTATCATTTAATAAATGGGATGAAGTAGATTCTATACTAAAGGACACCAAAAAAACCAGATCCAGGATAATTACGCTACTTGATCCGGAGTACCCTGAGTTACTTAAACAGATTTATGACCCACCTGTTTTGTTTTGGATACAAGGTGATGCCAACGCACTTTCAAAGCCAGGTATTGGTGTAATAGGAACTCGGAATACTACTTTGTATGGTAGAAAAATGGCCGAAAAGCTTTCCAAAGAGCTTGGTGAGGAGGGATTATGCATCTATAGCGGATTGGCTGAAGGAATAGATAGTATTGCACATAAAGCTGCTCTTGAAGCCAATGCATCAACAGTAGCTGTTCTTGGGTCGGGCATAGATAATCTATATCCGCGTAGCAACGCAGATTTAGCAAATCAAATCGTAAAAAATGGTGGAGCCGTAATTACAGAGTATTCTCCGGGAGCTAAACCAGAACCTGGAAATTTTCCGATTCGAAATAGAATAGTGAGCGGATTGAGTCTGGGAGTTTTAGTAGTTGAATCAGGTATTCAGGGAGGTAGTATGATTACTGCTGATTTAGCGCTCGATCAAAACCGGGAAGTATTTACCATACCGCACACTTTGGACAATGCTTCTGGAACGGGATGTAATTATTTAATCAAAACAGGAGCTGCTAAGTTGGTACAATCAATACATGATATTCTGGATGAACTTCCTGTAGCTCAAAAAAAGAAAGGTGAAACTAAGCCATCCCCCAAACCAATAGCTCAATGGAGAAAAGAAGATTTGAGTGAACTGGATAAGAAAATCTGCGAAACTCTGGAAAAAGGAGCTCTTCAAATCGATGTTCTTGCAGATACCCTTTCCGAGCATGTAAGCCAATTATTAGTGAATCTACTCCAGCTTGAAATGAAAGGCATAGTAGTTCAAAAAGCTGGTAAAATGTTTGAGCTAAAGTAGAACAGCATTTCTGGATTGACATCCCCGGCAAATTCCTATATCATTGGCGTGCAATAGGTTTTTTCTTTACAGAAAAAATAATAGGGAATCCGGTGTAAATCCGGAGCTATCCCCGTAGCTGTAAACTCAGAAAATCATCAACCTGACATTGCCACTGTCCCGACAGTAGTCGAGATGGGAAGGCCGTTGATGAAGAGTGAGCCAGAAGACCTGCCTATTTGTATTTCAGAATTCAGGCTTTCGGAGGAAGGGCCGGGAATGGTTCGATTGCTGGCTCTAGGAACCGGCAGCCCCATCGTTTCCACACTTTTTTATCGAAAGCTCATCGGTTAACACATAATTTAAAACCATGAGCAAAATCATAACATTACTTACAATAGGGGTTTTATTGAGCACCCCTTTAAAAGCTCAAAAACAAGTCGCTGACGCACTAGATTTGAACAGAATAGTTGTTACAGCTTCCAAGATCCCTCAATTAGCAAGGGAGACAACTAAATCAGTTACTATAATAAGTAGAACTGAAATCGAACGCTTCCAGGGAGCTGATCTTGCACAACTCTTGCACCAGCAGAGTGGAATTGTTGTAAACGGTGCGGGAAGTAATCCTACTGCTGCAAAAGGAGTTTATTTGCAAGGCGCTACTGGTCAATACACTCTAATACTTATTGACGGGGTTCCTGTTAATGATCCTTCTGGAAGTGGTGGAGCATATGATCCACGACTTTTTCCACTTGGGAATATTGAACAAATCGAAATAGTAAAGGGCAGTCAGTCTACACTTTATGGTACTGATGCTATTGCAGGTGTAATCAATATCATTACTAAAAAAGAGAGCCTGGAAACCGTAAATCTTAGTGCAGGTCTTTCTTATGGGACCTATAATAGTTTTAATAGTGATATTGCTCTCCGTGGTAGTCTCAATGAAATGCTTGGGTATTCAGTAAGCTATACTCATGCTTCTTCTGATGGTACTTCAGAAGCAGAAGAGCCAGAGGGAGCAACGGGGTTTGATGACGATGGGTTTTCACAGGATGCGATATCTACCAGATTAATAGTTAATCCATTAGAAGGCCTTTCTATTCAACCCTTTCTAAACTATAGTTTCTATGATGGTGAATATGACGCAGCAGCTTTTACTGATGCCCCGGATAATACTTTTGAATTGAAGAGTTTTGTACCTGGAGTACAGTTTGGATATTCTTTGGATAGAGTTCGTGTGAATGGCTCCTATCAATACACAAGAACGCAACGTGAATTTATAAGCGGTTTTGACCCCTTTAATACAGAAGGGCGTTTTCATGATGTAGATGTTTATTCATCGGGTACTATCAGCGATCAATTTAGTGTTCTTGGAGGATTCAACTACCAGAATAACCAATTACCTGCCAGTACGAATGGTGTAGAAGAATCTGCGGATATTATCAGCCCTTACCTGACATTTTATGCTAATAACATAAACGGTTTTAGTGCAGAAATAGGCTACCGCTTAAATAGTCACACTGAGTATGGGAATAACTCTACATTCAGTTTCTCGCCTTCTTTTCAAGCCACCGAGGAGATAAAAATACTGGCTTCTGTAAGCTCCGGATTCAAAGCACCTACGTTAACTGAGCTGTTTAGTCCAGGCAATTATGGTGGAAATCCAGATTTAGATCCTCAAAAAAGCTTTTCTCTAGAAGGTGGTATAGAAACCCGGGCTTTGGATAATACAGTGCTTGTAAAAGTGCAAGGCTTCCGTCGAAGTATAGATGATGTTATTGTTTTCCAGTTTGCTTCGGATTTTTTATCTGGGAGCTATTTCAACCTGAACGAGCAAAATTTCTGGGGTATCGAAATAGATGCGGAAGCAATTGTTTCAGATGGAATTTCTTTGTCTACTGGCTACCAGTACCTGAAGGGTGAAACTATCAATGATGATGGAAATGGGAATACTTCAAAAACAAAGTCTCTTATTCGTAGACCTGAACACCGATTCAATATGCAGGTTTCTGTACAGCCTATCGACGATCTTACCATCAATGCATTGGTAGATGTGGTAGGGGAACGACCTGATACCGATTTTTCAACAGGGAATGAAGTAACACTTGATGCCTATGTGTTAGCAAATCTTCAAGTATCGTATGCAATACTTCCCAATCAATTAACCATAGTCGGAGATTTAAATAATATTTTTGACACCGAATACAATGAAACCTACGGTTTTGCAACCTGGGGCAGAAATGCAAAAATTGGCCTTCGGTTCAAACTCTAATCGCATAATTATGGGAAAATTAAAAATAGATACCAGATTTGTAGTATTGCTCCTCTTTATTTTGATAACAGGAGCATGGAGGTTTTTTATTTCATCATCAGGTGAAGTATCAATCCTAAGTAATTTTTCACCTCTTGGCGCTATGGCATTATTCGGAGGAGTGTATTTCAAGAGCTGGAAAGGGTATGCCTTTCCACTTCTTACTATATGGATCAGCGATATTTTCATGAATCGATTTATTTTTTTCGGAGAATGGAAGTTTTTCTATGATGGATTTATTTGGGTGTATGGAGCTTTCGCCCTTATGGTTTTGGTTGGCAAATGGTTGCACCCCAATAAAAGCGTTCTTCGATTTATTGGATCTTCATTACTCATCGTATTTATTCATTGGATAGTAACAGATATCGGAGTTTGGATTGGAAGTACTATTTATCCCCAAACATTGGCAGGTTTTTGGGCTTGCCTGGTTGCGGCTATTCCTTATGAGATTAGATTTCTTGGAGGTTCTTTGATTTATGGAGTGGTTCTTTTTGGTTCGTTTGAATGGGCTTCCTATAAGTTTCGGTCTCTTCAACCCAAAACTATAACTCAATAGTCATGAAGGTATGTTCTTTTCTTCCCGCAGCTACTCAAATGATGTATGATATGAAGCTAGATGGTATGCTTGAGGGCATCACATTCGAGTGCCCTGAGCAGGCTTTGAGCGAAAAGCCACCGGTAGTTCGATGTGTTCTGGAAGGAAAGAACTATTCGAGTATAGAGATTGATAAGATCTTTTCTGCCAGCAAAGCAAGTGGAAAGAGCCTCTATTATGTGGATGAAGAGCTAATACAAGAAATTGCTCCTGATGTAATTTTTACCCAGGATGTATGTGATGTGTGCCAAATTGATACAGAATGTACGTCGAGGGCTGTAGCCAAACTTCCTAAACAACCTGAGTTGATTTCTCTTACTCCACAATCCTTACATGATGTATTTGACAATGCACTTACTATTGCCAAGGCAGTAGGACAAGAAGAAGTTGCTTATCAGTATTTAGGAGGCCTTCAACAGCGTATTGATTTAATCATTGATACACTTCGTAAGCATAAAACACTTCCCAGAAGAGTTTCGCTATTGGAGTGGATTGATCCGATTTATAATTGTGGTCATTGGATTCCTCATCAAATTGGATATGCAGGCGGAGTAGATATGCTTTCTAACCCATCTAGCGATAGCATTCGAATGGAATGGGAGCGAATTGCTAAATACGATCCTGAAGTCCTGGTAATTGCTCCATGTGGGTTCAATATTGAAAGGGCAGCTGAAGAAATCGATATCCTTGTTAACAAGAAAGGCTGGGATCAGGTTTCGGCAGTCAGAAACGGTGAAGTATACCTGGTAGATTTTGATTTATTTACTCAGTCTTCTGCTGGCACTTTAGTAGATGGCATTGAAGTACTGGCTTCATTATTTCACCCCGAGATATTCAATCTCCCAAAGAGAATCTCTCATAAAGCGAAAGCTATTGAATTGATAAAACTTGGGATAAAATGATTCATAAATCGGTATTTAATTGGAGCGGGGGAAAGGACAGTTCCCTCGCTCTATTTCATATTCTTAGGGATCCTACCTATTCCATTGAATCGTTATTGAGTACGGTGAATGGGGGTAATAGTCGTTTGGCTATGCATGGGGTAAGACAAGAACTAATTGAGGGCCAAGCCCGGTCACTCAAGATCCCTTTGTTTGCTCTTCAGTTACCGGAAATGCCTTCTATGGATGAGTATAACTCAGCAATGTCGGAGACAATGAATGGGTATAAAGCTGAAGGCTTCACGCATTCTATTTTTGGAGATATCTTTTTAGAAGACTTAAAAGATTATCGGGTGAATGAGTTGAATAAAATTGGATTTAATGCGGTATTTCCATTATGGAAGAGAGATACTCAGGAACTAGTGAGCGAATTTATCGACCTGGGCTTTAAAGCGATTACGGTTTGCGTAAAGGATCAAATACTAGGTGAAGAATTTGTCGGTCGAATTATTGACAAGGAGTTCGTAAAAGATCTCCCGGACGGAGTAGACCCATGTGGCGAATACGGAGAATTCCACAGTTTTGTATTTGATGGGCCTATTTTTGAAACCCCGGTTTCATTTGAGATTGGCGAAAAAGTACTCAAGAGATATAAAAATCCTGATCCCGATAATAATGATTGCAGGCTTTCAAATGAATCAGACCCTAATAAGATGGGATTCTGGTTCTGTGACTTAATTCCGAAGTAATGTATTTTTCATTCTGAGGCCTATCTTTCGTACGACTACTTTGGAAGGAGGACTACTGCCGAAGAATCTAAACGAATAGTTGATTAGATCCTTCGCAGGTATGCTCAGGATGACCTTAAAACAAAAGTGCCTAATTACTTCTGGAATACCGCTAAGCCGAAATAGCAAGGCTCAACAGAGCAAGAATACATCGTAACAGAAACTTTGTATCGTCCGGATCGTTCGGAATCGAGGTATACAACCGGGTAATCATCTTCCTCTATATCAGAGTCCATTTCATTACCCTCCGAATCATACAGGTAAAGATCTAAGTCTTCACAATCCTCATCACAAAATCCCTGGAATACATATTCTTTTGAAGAATCGAGGTAGAATGTCCAGTCATTATCTGAACCCTCATTGATAGTCCCAATGATGTAATTTTTTACTGAATAACCTCTATCGGAGATATTATCATAAGCATTTTGGATTTGAGTCCATACCACATCGGTATAAGATTGTGCCTGTGTTGGAATGCACAGAATCGTGAGCATAGCAATGCCTAAAGATATTCTTTTTATCATTTTGTCGTACCCTTAATTAGCGATTAATTTCGCGAATATACGTTTATGCACCCAAATCTTTCAACATAGAATCTATCACGAAGCCCAAAGAGGCATCTGTTTCGTAATATTTATCCGCACTTTCGAGAGAGGTATTTACGCTGCAATAGAATTTAATCTTTGGCTCTGTTCCGGAAGGCCGGGCGGAGACAATACCTCCGTCTTCTGTAATAAACTGAAGCACATTGGCTTTAGGTAGGTCAATTGGAGTTACCTCTCCGGTCTCAAGATTCTTTTCTTTTTGAGTCTGGTAGTCTTTAAGAATGGTTAGTTTTGAACCACCTAAACTCTGAGGAGGATTACTTCTGAAATTAGCCATCATCTGCTGTATTTCCTCTGCACCTGCTTTCCCTTTTTTGGTAACGGAAACCAGTTTCTCTTTGAAAAAACCATGTTCAACATACATTTCCAGTAGAGCCTCAAATAGGCTGCTGCCCTTGTCTTTGTAGTAGGCGGCCATTTCAGCAATAATTACTGCTGATACTACTGCATCTTTATCTCGAACATGCTCACCGATTAAGTATCCATAGCTTTCTTCACCACCAGCAATAAATTGTTTTTTGCCCTCCAATTCGGTGATTAGTTCACCAATGTATTTAAATCCGGTTAAGGTGTTGTAACACTCTACTCCATAAGATCCAGCTATTCTATCGATGAGGTAGGAAGTAACAATGGTTTTAACGATGTACTCATTTCCAGTGAGCTTACCCGCTTCTTTCCAGGCGGTAAGCATGTAATTGATAATCAGGGTTCCAGTCATATTTCCGTTAAACAGAATCCACTCATCCTTATCATTTTTTACTGCAATACCCACTCTATCGGAGTCAGGATCGGTAGCCATTACAAGTTCAGCATCAATCTCTTTTGCTTTAGCCATGGCCATGCTTAGCGCTTCCTGTTCTTCCGGGTTTGGGTACACCACTGTAGGGAAATTACCATCAACAACCATCTGCTCTTCAACCAGGGTTACATTCTCAAAGCCATATGCTTTTAGAGCAGGAGGAACCGAAACTCCACCGGTACCGTGAATAGGGGAGAAGACAATACTAAGATCTTTTTGCCTTTGGATGGCTTCTTTGGAAACCGAAAGCTTAACTAACTCATTTAAGTACTTTTGATCAATTTCTTCGCTAATACTCTCAATGTTTTCAGGATTTCCCTCAAACTTCACTTCCTCAACGTTGGAAATTTTCTGAACCTCTTCCATCACCATTTTATCATAAGGTGCAACAAATTGACCCCCATCAGCACCATAAGCCTTATAACCGTTGTATTCTTTAGGGTTGTGAGAAGCAGTAAGTACTACTCCACTTTGGCAACTAAGCTCACGGATAGCGTAGGACAACTCCGGAGTGGGTCTCAAGGCTTCGAAGAAATAGACGTAAATACCATTGGCCGAAAACACATCAGCTACAACTTGTGCCAGGGTATCTGAATTATTCCTGCAATCATAGGCAATAGCAACTTTGATTTGTTCATTGGGGTAGGTCTTTTTAAGAAAATTGCTAAGACCTTGTGTAGCCATACCAAAGGTATATTTGTTTACCCTGTTTGAGCCAACCCCCATTATTCCCCGAAGCCCCCCTGTACCAAACTCCAGATCTCTGTAAAAAGCATCCGTTAATTGAGTAAACTGTTCTGTATCCAACATGTGCCGGATGGATGCTTTTGTTTCTTCATCATATCCACCAGTTAGCCATTGATCGATTTTCTCTTGTACAGATGCTTCTAGATTACCCATTGAGGAAAGTTTAAAGGTTCGATTTTAGAAATGCGAATATAGAAATTTATCAAGTTTAATTAGAGTATTTGCTGGCTACGACTATAAAGCTTTTGTAATCATTCTTTTTTGGGATTAGCGAATGCTCGTAAAAAGATTCCAATATGGTCTGAAAAGATGGTTTTTCTCTTTTTTTGAGCTTATTATCTTCGGTTAGCAATCAAATCATAATCGCATAGTACTGTGAATACAAACAAATATTTAACATTCTGTTTTATCCTTTTGATTGGATCCGGTTTTGCTTGTAAAAGCTCTCAAGGAGTAGCGGATAATTCGTCTTCAAGTGAATCTCAGGATGCAACCACTTCTCAATCACCTTCTGCTGAAGAACTAGAGGAGTTATACTGGCAACGGATTCAAGAGTCTAAAATGAATTTTGTACAGGCAGATGTTGACTTCATGACTGGTATGATCGCGCATCATGCGCAGGCACTTATTATGTCTGACTTGGCACCAAAGAATGGCGCAAGTCCGGAAGTTCAACGATTGGCTTCAAGAATTATCAATGCCCAGAAAGATGAAATTGCCACAATGCAAACCTGGCTAAGAGATCGAGGACAGCCCGTGCCAAAAGTTCGTATCGAAGGGTTAATGCTTATGATTGATACAGAAGGTGGAGAACATATGGGGCACGAAGGACATGGTGCTCATGGAGGGCATAGTAATCACGACCATATGAATATGGTGGGTATGCTTACCCAAGAGCAGTTGGCTGAATTATCGGAAGCCAAAGGCATCGATTTCGACCGTTTATTTTTGGAGTATATGATACAGCACCACATGGGAGCCGTTACAATGGTTGAAAAACTAATCAGTACGGATGGTGCAGTTCAGGATGAAGGGTCTTTTCGATTAGCAACTGATATCAATGTTGATCAGATTACAGAAATCGAACGTATGAAATTAATGCTCCTGGGTATTACTCCAGCCGAAGAATTTGACTAATTACATTTATCAATAACTCAATAACCAATACATAACAGCATGAATAATTTTTCATTCAAAAAAATGATGGTTCCTTCATTGTTAGCTATGGTGGTAGTAGCATATGCTTGTTCACCATCGGCGCCAACAACTCAGGCTCCATTTACTGCTCCGCAGGTAGCAACACTAGATGAGATAAGTGCTCCAAGTCCAGACCCAAGGGTAGGATTAGGTGCCGGACTTTTTGATGCGGAGGAAGCAATCTGGAATATGGAAATGCTATCTACAACTCCCCCGGCAGAAGACTTTCTGGGTGTTACTAATTCCGATTTAGCCTTTCAGGGCCCTTATGCATTTCAAGGAAACTACAACGGTGTGATGATTTGGGATCTAACAGACCCTACATCTCCTGAATTAGTGAAAGATTATCTTTGCCCTGCTTCTCAAAGTGACGTGTCTGTATACGAAAACCTGATGTTTGTTTCTGGTGAAGGATTTGGTGGTCGTCTTGATTGTGGTACTCAAGGTGTTCAGGAAGCTGTTTCTCAAGACAGACTTCGTGGTATCAGAATTTTCGATATCACTGATATCCAAAATCCTGAGTACATCGCTAACGTACAAACGTGCCGTGGTTCACATACTCACTCTGTACTAAAAGATCCGGATGATAATGACAATGTATATGTGTACGTATCTGGTTCAGCAGGTATCCGTCCGGATGAAGAATTACCTGGATGTTCAAACGCTCTTCCTGAAGACGATCCAAATTCTGCATTATTCAGAATTGAAGTAATTAAAGTTCCTCTTGCTAGCCCCGAAGATGCGGCTATCGTCAGCTCTCCTCGAATTTTCGAGGACTTAACAGCTCCTCCTACCCATGGACTTGCTCCTGCTGATAAAGAAGCGTTACGAGTTGCAAAAGAGAACGGAGCAATCACTTTTTACCGTCTCGGAACAGAGCGTGTACTAAACTGGGGATTTGCCGGAAGATTAATTCAAAACAGAGCTGTTGAAAGAGGAGGAGAAGGAACTACTCCTACTGCTGAAGACACTGCTTATGTTCGTGAAAACGCAACCAACATGATCAATGAAATGTTTGGTACAGGTGAATCTGATCGTGGGCCAAACCAGTGCCATGATATCACACTTTACCCTGAAATTGGCTTAGCTGGTGGTGCATGTGAAGGATATGGATTGCTATTGGATATCTCCGACCCTGTAAACCCTGTTCGAATCGATGCTGTTGCTGATTCTAACTTCTCATACTGGCACTCTGCTACCTTTACTAATGATGGTAGCGCAGTTCTATTTACTGATGAGTGGGGTGGTGGTGGCCAGCCTAAGTGCCGTGAGTCTGATCCTTATGAGTGGGGAGCAAATGCAATCTTCACTATTACTGAGGACAAAAAGCTTGATTTCCAAAGCTACTATAAACTTCCTGCTCCGCAAACTACTGAGGAAAACTGTGTAGCTCACAACGGTTCTATGATTCCTATTCCTGGCCGCGACATTATGGTTCAGGCGTGGTATCAGGGCGGTATTTCAGTATTTGACTGGACTGATCCTGCTAACCCAGTTGAAATTGCGTTTCACGATCGCGGGCCTGTATCTGCTGAAAGAATGCAGTCTGGTGGCAGCTGGTCAGTATACTGGTACAATGGCATGATTGTAAGTTCTGAGATCTCTCGTGGACTTGACATCTTCGATCTTACTCCAAGTCCATACCTAACTGTTAATGAAATTGAAGCTTCTAAAACCGTAGTGCTGGATTATC contains these protein-coding regions:
- a CDS encoding acetyl-CoA carboxylase carboxyltransferase subunit beta, translating into MSWFKRKDDNIQTSEKKEMPEGVWVKVPTTGETIHRRELEDNLFVDPLSGYHFRVGSKEYFDIIFDKGKFEEIGNDVLPTDPLTFADRKKYTDRLEDSQKKTGLSDAARVAVGKMNGVDLVVGCMDFGFIGGSMGSVVGERLGIAIDEAREKKIPLIIISQTGGARMMESVLSLMQMAKTSAKLAQLDEEGIPFISYLTNPTTGGVTASYAMLGDFNVAEPGALIAFAGPRVVRQTIGRDLPEGFQTAEYLLEHGFLDFIVPRTQMKSKLTKLLKLVLNKK
- the obgE gene encoding GTPase ObgE translates to MRFADYAKIYVTAGKGGDGSAHFRREKFVPKGGPDGGDGGRGGNIVLKGNAQLNTILDLRYKKYIKAKAGIHGAKSRKTGADGEDIILEVPLGTVAFDADSRERLGEITEDEQKLVIAEGGKGGLGNWHFRSSTNQTPQFAQEGKPGEERVVELELKLIADVGLVGFPNAGKSTLLSALSEARPKIADYPFTTLEPNLGVVTFSDYRSFVMADIPGIIEEAHQGKGLGIQFLRHIERNNVLLFMVSAETDIEYEYEALRNELRSYRPDLLDKPSVLAITKMDLKQGFKLEEELQIDEEIHVIHISSATGHGIDELRETLWGLIQYAKELNSES
- the dprA gene encoding DNA-protecting protein DprA: MQKNSIQNLRTLLALNLINGLGPKRVKQLVQTVKDPGSIFSLTKQELRQVEGIGEASALSILSFNKWDEVDSILKDTKKTRSRIITLLDPEYPELLKQIYDPPVLFWIQGDANALSKPGIGVIGTRNTTLYGRKMAEKLSKELGEEGLCIYSGLAEGIDSIAHKAALEANASTVAVLGSGIDNLYPRSNADLANQIVKNGGAVITEYSPGAKPEPGNFPIRNRIVSGLSLGVLVVESGIQGGSMITADLALDQNREVFTIPHTLDNASGTGCNYLIKTGAAKLVQSIHDILDELPVAQKKKGETKPSPKPIAQWRKEDLSELDKKICETLEKGALQIDVLADTLSEHVSQLLVNLLQLEMKGIVVQKAGKMFELK
- a CDS encoding TonB-dependent receptor, with translation MSKIITLLTIGVLLSTPLKAQKQVADALDLNRIVVTASKIPQLARETTKSVTIISRTEIERFQGADLAQLLHQQSGIVVNGAGSNPTAAKGVYLQGATGQYTLILIDGVPVNDPSGSGGAYDPRLFPLGNIEQIEIVKGSQSTLYGTDAIAGVINIITKKESLETVNLSAGLSYGTYNSFNSDIALRGSLNEMLGYSVSYTHASSDGTSEAEEPEGATGFDDDGFSQDAISTRLIVNPLEGLSIQPFLNYSFYDGEYDAAAFTDAPDNTFELKSFVPGVQFGYSLDRVRVNGSYQYTRTQREFISGFDPFNTEGRFHDVDVYSSGTISDQFSVLGGFNYQNNQLPASTNGVEESADIISPYLTFYANNINGFSAEIGYRLNSHTEYGNNSTFSFSPSFQATEEIKILASVSSGFKAPTLTELFSPGNYGGNPDLDPQKSFSLEGGIETRALDNTVLVKVQGFRRSIDDVIVFQFASDFLSGSYFNLNEQNFWGIEIDAEAIVSDGISLSTGYQYLKGETINDDGNGNTSKTKSLIRRPEHRFNMQVSVQPIDDLTINALVDVVGERPDTDFSTGNEVTLDAYVLANLQVSYAILPNQLTIVGDLNNIFDTEYNETYGFATWGRNAKIGLRFKL
- a CDS encoding ABC transporter substrate-binding protein; the encoded protein is MKVCSFLPAATQMMYDMKLDGMLEGITFECPEQALSEKPPVVRCVLEGKNYSSIEIDKIFSASKASGKSLYYVDEELIQEIAPDVIFTQDVCDVCQIDTECTSRAVAKLPKQPELISLTPQSLHDVFDNALTIAKAVGQEEVAYQYLGGLQQRIDLIIDTLRKHKTLPRRVSLLEWIDPIYNCGHWIPHQIGYAGGVDMLSNPSSDSIRMEWERIAKYDPEVLVIAPCGFNIERAAEEIDILVNKKGWDQVSAVRNGEVYLVDFDLFTQSSAGTLVDGIEVLASLFHPEIFNLPKRISHKAKAIELIKLGIK
- a CDS encoding diphthine--ammonia ligase; translation: MIHKSVFNWSGGKDSSLALFHILRDPTYSIESLLSTVNGGNSRLAMHGVRQELIEGQARSLKIPLFALQLPEMPSMDEYNSAMSETMNGYKAEGFTHSIFGDIFLEDLKDYRVNELNKIGFNAVFPLWKRDTQELVSEFIDLGFKAITVCVKDQILGEEFVGRIIDKEFVKDLPDGVDPCGEYGEFHSFVFDGPIFETPVSFEIGEKVLKRYKNPDPDNNDCRLSNESDPNKMGFWFCDLIPK
- a CDS encoding phospho-sugar mutase gives rise to the protein MGNLEASVQEKIDQWLTGGYDEETKASIRHMLDTEQFTQLTDAFYRDLEFGTGGLRGIMGVGSNRVNKYTFGMATQGLSNFLKKTYPNEQIKVAIAYDCRNNSDTLAQVVADVFSANGIYVYFFEALRPTPELSYAIRELSCQSGVVLTASHNPKEYNGYKAYGADGGQFVAPYDKMVMEEVQKISNVEEVKFEGNPENIESISEEIDQKYLNELVKLSVSKEAIQRQKDLSIVFSPIHGTGGVSVPPALKAYGFENVTLVEEQMVVDGNFPTVVYPNPEEQEALSMAMAKAKEIDAELVMATDPDSDRVGIAVKNDKDEWILFNGNMTGTLIINYMLTAWKEAGKLTGNEYIVKTIVTSYLIDRIAGSYGVECYNTLTGFKYIGELITELEGKKQFIAGGEESYGYLIGEHVRDKDAVVSAVIIAEMAAYYKDKGSSLFEALLEMYVEHGFFKEKLVSVTKKGKAGAEEIQQMMANFRSNPPQSLGGSKLTILKDYQTQKEKNLETGEVTPIDLPKANVLQFITEDGGIVSARPSGTEPKIKFYCSVNTSLESADKYYETDASLGFVIDSMLKDLGA